The segment AAAATATCGGGCTTGAATGCTGGACAGCGATCTTTCCGATGGTGGACGTAATGCTGTATATGACCGCAACAATAATCATCAGCACGGAGCCCCGCTCTTTTGCGATTGCCTTTATTGGGCCTAAAAGACCAAGGTTGCTTGCCTTTGCATTCAACAGATACGCCCCGATTGTAATAAGAAATATGCCAAGAAACCCTGATTTATCAGGCCATTCACCGAGTAGAAAAAATGCAATAACTGTTATGAACACAGGACTTAAGGCCATGAACGGTATAGTAAGGGAAAGGGGAGAGAGTTTTATCGCCTTCACATAGAGTATGAGCGCTGTTATCTCCAACGGCAAAAGGATGAGAACAGAGACCCAGAATGTTTTATCTAAATCGGGTATAGGGATAAAAAAAAGCGCTATTGCAATAAAGGGGAGGGCATAGCCTTCCCTTACCCATGCAATTACATATTCATCGCTCTTTATCATTGCCCTTTTGCTCAAGGCATCGGCGGTTGACAGAGAAAAGGCGGTAATGAGGGCAAACATGATCCAGAGCATGATACCATTCTATAGACTTTGCAGCAGTTGCTCAAGAGGATTAATTTACCCCTCCTTGCTTGCTTTTCATAATGGTTTTGCGTATTATATCCATCTATGTTCAGGCGCATTATATTTTTAACAGCCATTTTTACACCCTTGTTTCCTATCATTGCCGCGCCGGCCTTTGGCGGGAGTTCTATGAATCCAGCAGTGGACAAGGTTGTTATAACAAATAATTCAGATAGTGTTCAGGTGTCTTTTGAGATTAAAAACGCCTTTACAAAGGATATAGAAGAGGGGATTAAAAGCGGGATACCTACGACATTTACCTTCTTTGTAGAGCTTTACCGAAAACAGGGTTTGTGGTTTGATAAAACATTGGCTGGCATGACATTCAGGCATACTGTAAAGTATGATACCTTAAAAGAAGAGTATGAGATTGTGCAGGGAGAAAAACAGAAAAACACCATGCGGATCAAAGAGATTGAGCAGGCAAAGAAAATCATGGCAGGCGGTGATAATATCATCATTAAACCAGCTTCAGCGCTGAAAAAAGGAGAAGGGTATCAGATCAGAATAAAGGCCACACTGGATCCTGTAAACCTTCCATTCCCGCTTAATTATATGCTCTTCTTTGTTTCATTCTGGAATTATGAAACCGGTTGGTATGAAAAGGAGTTTGTAATACAGTAGACAGTAAGCAGTAAGGAGGTAGCCGCAGGCTTTAGCCTGCGAAATTACGCACCCTGAAAGGGTGCGGCTACCTGAGAATCATGACTGAACAACTAATATCCGAAGAGGAACATAAAAGACGCAGACGCGAGTGGTATATCATTGCATCTGTTGCGATTGCTATCATTATATTAACATACATTGAAAGCCACATCGGAGGCGCAGACAGCAGTCTTCCTACAGCCACTAATGTAATTGTTTTCGGCCTCATCAATGTAAACATAATTCTCTTAATCCTGCTTGTCTTTCTAATCTTAAGAAATTTTGTAAAACTCATTTTTGAAAGACGAAGCAAGATTATTGGCTCGCGGCTTCGCACAAGACTCATCGTTACATTTGTAGGACTTTCTATTATTCCAACCTTCCTTTTATTTTTCGTGGTTATTGGATTTATAAACAAAAGCATTGAGGGTTGGTTTGGCATTAAGGTGGAAGACTCTTTGCGGGAATCTCTGGAACTCGGACAAAACTACTATAAAGACACATCCGATAATATGGTTGTATATGCTAATCAGATAAGGTCAAAACTCTCCTCTGATGGATTAACTCAGGATGAGGATAAACTACGGTCATACCTTGAAACAAAAATGGCAGAGGCAGGTATAAGCAGCATAGAGGTTTTTTCCGCAGATAAACAGAGGATTGGCTATACGCTGGCAAACCATGTGACGCAGAATATGGTTCCGGATATACCTATAGAGTTAATTTCAGACGCCTTCAAGGGTAATGCGGCA is part of the Deltaproteobacteria bacterium genome and harbors:
- a CDS encoding DUF4390 domain-containing protein is translated as MFRRIIFLTAIFTPLFPIIAAPAFGGSSMNPAVDKVVITNNSDSVQVSFEIKNAFTKDIEEGIKSGIPTTFTFFVELYRKQGLWFDKTLAGMTFRHTVKYDTLKEEYEIVQGEKQKNTMRIKEIEQAKKIMAGGDNIIIKPASALKKGEGYQIRIKATLDPVNLPFPLNYMLFFVSFWNYETGWYEKEFVIQ
- a CDS encoding EamA family transporter, which codes for MLWIMFALITAFSLSTADALSKRAMIKSDEYVIAWVREGYALPFIAIALFFIPIPDLDKTFWVSVLILLPLEITALILYVKAIKLSPLSLTIPFMALSPVFITVIAFFLLGEWPDKSGFLGIFLITIGAYLLNAKASNLGLLGPIKAIAKERGSVLMIIVAVIYSITSTIGKIAVQHSSPIFFGFFYPLLLTIALSMVVGVKGTLHQVVSRPVTFLTIGLFTAIMILSHFMAISMADVAYVISVKRTSLVFSVIYGMIVFKERDIGERLLGSLFMLAGVVSITVF